A window of the Lactobacillus gasseri ATCC 33323 = JCM 1131 genome harbors these coding sequences:
- a CDS encoding MMPL family transporter: protein MKLLKNHLGALVAWIAILLIAIFSLPDVDALTRQHSEISLPEDVQSSIATNIESKWGHGQDNTYVVGVVFNKKHGKLTSSDKEKIDNTIRFLKDNKKKLGIKSMMTPNDNYAAKAQLISKDKTTEIVQLNIANDHSTVSNVNKALTKAVKTSGIRTYVTGVRILEDDFSASVQEGIKKTELITIFFIFIVLVIVFKSPIVPIISLLTVGVSFITSFSIVTNLVEKFNFPFSNFTQVFMVIVLFGIGTDYNILLYDKFKENLSKGMSNHDATNDALRKAGKTILYSGSSILIGFSALGLAKFSIYQSAVGVAVGVAVLLVVLLTLNPFFMAVLGKKLFWPVKNFEGESNSKLWHALSKGSLTHPIIYLVVMAVVVLPFCLFYSNNLNYNDADEISDSTPSKAGLLLLQDHFSEGTPEYSTLYIQSGHKLDNEKSLKEIDQLVKKIQADPDVKFASSVTEPNGKSIKRLYVDNQLGTVNSGVNTARNGLGTLSNGSKQITNGAVQLQNGANQLSNGTGRLQSGANQLQAGAGRLQTGANQLASGTNRLQTGANALRAGTMQLATGAGRLESGTLNLQQGAVQLENGTIKLVNGAVSLQSGTASLQDGTQALVDGLNTMSAQLSGQMSNANKAQLLALQQGLPKINSGIQKLNQALGKSNSVDTASLRASLTDVGTQAKTIGDNLTQAGNTLKGLQSSGATGLSDSEKAELTQAYAQAMDSAKLNDQQKQAMSVALNQILGKVESASSQKSQALTSSLKSVAGNIQAAGEADKKLGQSASSVGATLQNLQGMMSQVATLKQEVNTLANASNKALPGATTALNQLSSGLTQVQSAVAQGAAGASRLNDGAARLNNGAGQLATGLQAGVSGSSQLANGAGQLANGAGQLNTGLQAGLSGTNQLANGIDQLNGGAGQLASGAGQLNGGSGQLANGIGQLNGGASQLANGAGQIASNNPKITAGIDKVNSGLGEGQEYLTGLADSAAGKTFYIPAKMIHSSTFKPALDNYMSSDLKSTKIIIILKLDPASTEGAKKAHELSNMVKKSVKGTSLQSSTIAMGGQSEKIYDTQETASSDFLRTAIIMLVGIGIALIFVTRSVLQPLFILGTLVIAYLTSLSINQWLVHALLGRSLLAWNTPFFSFIMIVALGVDYSIFLMMRYRELGEVNPGWTTSEKMLQACDIIGTVVISAAIILGGTFAALIPSGVPTLIEVALCVDIGLLLLVFLLPINMSAAMKITYEGLGRKKNKKDTD, encoded by the coding sequence ATGAAATTACTGAAAAACCATCTTGGTGCTTTGGTAGCGTGGATTGCAATTCTACTGATTGCGATCTTTTCATTGCCAGATGTAGATGCTTTAACGCGTCAGCATTCGGAAATTTCACTGCCTGAAGATGTTCAAAGCTCAATTGCGACAAACATCGAAAGTAAGTGGGGACACGGGCAAGATAATACTTATGTTGTAGGGGTTGTTTTTAACAAAAAACATGGAAAATTAACCTCAAGTGATAAGGAGAAAATTGATAATACCATTCGCTTTTTGAAAGATAATAAGAAAAAGCTGGGTATTAAGTCAATGATGACCCCGAATGATAATTACGCTGCAAAAGCACAATTAATTTCAAAAGATAAAACAACTGAAATTGTGCAATTGAATATTGCAAATGATCATTCAACTGTATCTAATGTTAATAAGGCCTTAACTAAAGCAGTTAAAACGTCTGGAATTAGAACGTATGTAACTGGGGTAAGAATTCTTGAAGATGACTTCTCGGCTTCAGTTCAGGAAGGTATTAAAAAGACTGAATTAATTACTATCTTCTTTATTTTTATTGTTTTAGTAATTGTATTTAAGTCACCAATTGTACCAATAATTTCATTATTGACAGTTGGAGTTTCATTTATTACTTCATTTTCAATTGTTACTAATTTAGTAGAGAAGTTTAACTTTCCATTTTCAAACTTTACTCAAGTCTTCATGGTTATTGTTCTATTTGGTATTGGGACCGACTACAATATCCTGCTGTATGATAAGTTTAAAGAGAACTTGAGTAAGGGGATGTCGAACCACGATGCGACAAATGATGCCTTGCGTAAAGCTGGTAAGACCATTCTTTATTCTGGATCTTCAATTTTAATTGGATTTAGTGCTTTAGGACTAGCTAAATTCTCAATTTACCAATCAGCTGTTGGCGTTGCTGTTGGTGTTGCTGTTTTATTAGTTGTACTTTTGACTTTAAACCCATTCTTTATGGCTGTTTTAGGTAAGAAATTATTCTGGCCAGTTAAGAATTTTGAAGGCGAAAGTAATTCTAAATTATGGCACGCTCTTTCTAAGGGAAGCTTAACTCATCCAATTATTTACTTAGTTGTGATGGCGGTTGTGGTTTTACCATTCTGCTTATTCTATTCAAATAACTTGAACTATAACGATGCAGATGAAATTTCTGACTCTACTCCTTCAAAGGCTGGTTTGCTATTATTACAAGATCACTTCTCTGAAGGTACGCCAGAATACTCAACCTTATATATTCAAAGTGGTCATAAGCTCGATAATGAAAAGAGCTTGAAAGAAATTGATCAGCTTGTTAAGAAGATTCAAGCTGATCCAGATGTAAAATTTGCTTCATCAGTAACTGAACCAAATGGTAAGTCTATTAAACGTCTTTACGTTGATAATCAGTTAGGAACTGTTAATTCAGGTGTTAATACAGCTAGAAATGGTTTGGGCACTTTAAGTAACGGTAGCAAGCAAATCACTAATGGTGCTGTTCAATTACAGAATGGTGCAAATCAACTTTCTAATGGTACTGGCCGTCTTCAAAGTGGTGCAAATCAGTTGCAAGCTGGTGCTGGACGTTTACAAACTGGTGCAAATCAATTAGCAAGTGGAACTAATCGTTTGCAAACTGGAGCTAATGCACTTAGAGCTGGAACTATGCAGTTAGCAACTGGCGCTGGTCGTTTAGAGAGTGGTACTTTGAACTTACAACAAGGTGCGGTGCAACTTGAGAACGGTACGATTAAGTTAGTGAATGGTGCTGTAAGCTTACAAAGTGGTACTGCTAGTTTACAAGACGGTACTCAAGCGTTAGTAGACGGCTTGAATACTATGAGTGCTCAATTATCTGGTCAAATGAGTAATGCTAATAAAGCTCAATTATTAGCATTGCAACAAGGACTACCTAAGATTAATAGTGGTATTCAAAAACTAAATCAGGCTTTAGGTAAGTCAAATTCAGTTGATACAGCAAGTTTACGAGCTAGCTTAACCGATGTTGGTACACAAGCAAAAACTATTGGAGATAATTTGACTCAGGCTGGTAATACTTTAAAGGGATTACAAAGCTCTGGCGCCACTGGTCTTAGTGATAGTGAAAAGGCTGAATTAACTCAAGCTTATGCTCAGGCTATGGATAGTGCTAAGTTGAATGACCAACAAAAGCAAGCAATGAGTGTAGCTCTTAATCAGATTTTAGGTAAAGTCGAATCTGCTTCTAGTCAAAAATCTCAAGCTCTTACTTCAAGCTTGAAGAGTGTAGCTGGTAATATTCAAGCAGCTGGTGAAGCAGATAAGAAACTTGGTCAATCAGCAAGTAGTGTTGGGGCTACTTTGCAAAACCTACAAGGTATGATGAGCCAAGTAGCAACATTAAAACAAGAAGTAAATACTTTAGCAAATGCATCAAATAAAGCTTTACCAGGTGCTACGACTGCTTTGAATCAATTAAGTTCAGGATTAACTCAAGTTCAAAGTGCTGTTGCTCAAGGTGCAGCAGGAGCGAGTCGCTTAAACGACGGCGCAGCTCGCTTAAACAACGGTGCCGGCCAACTTGCAACAGGTTTACAAGCTGGTGTATCTGGTTCTAGTCAACTTGCAAACGGTGCAGGCCAATTAGCAAACGGTGCTGGTCAATTGAATACTGGCTTACAAGCTGGCCTAAGCGGAACTAACCAATTAGCTAATGGTATCGATCAACTAAACGGTGGTGCCGGCCAATTAGCAAGTGGTGCTGGTCAACTTAACGGTGGATCTGGTCAATTAGCAAACGGTATTGGTCAACTTAATGGCGGTGCAAGTCAATTAGCAAATGGTGCCGGTCAAATTGCATCAAATAATCCAAAGATTACTGCTGGAATTGATAAAGTAAATAGCGGTTTAGGTGAAGGTCAAGAATACTTGACTGGTTTAGCAGATTCAGCTGCAGGTAAGACTTTCTACATCCCAGCTAAGATGATTCATTCATCAACCTTTAAACCAGCTCTTGATAACTACATGAGTTCTGATTTGAAGTCTACTAAGATTATCATTATCTTGAAATTAGACCCAGCTTCAACTGAAGGGGCAAAGAAAGCTCATGAACTCAGCAACATGGTTAAGAAGTCAGTGAAGGGTACCAGCCTTCAAAGCTCAACTATTGCTATGGGTGGACAATCCGAAAAGATTTACGATACTCAAGAAACTGCAAGCAGCGACTTCTTAAGAACTGCAATTATTATGTTGGTAGGTATCGGAATTGCTTTGATCTTTGTTACTAGATCAGTCTTGCAACCATTATTTATCTTAGGTACTTTAGTAATTGCTTACTTAACTTCTCTATCTATCAACCAATGGTTAGTCCATGCCTTATTAGGCAGATCATTATTAGCTTGGAACACTCCATTCTTTAGCTTTATCATGATCGTTGCCTTAGGTGTTGACTACTCAATCTTCTTGATGATGCGTTATCGTGAATTAGGAGAAGTAAACCCAGGCTGGACTACAAGCGAGAAGATGCTTCAAGCTTGTGACATAATCGGAACTGTAGTAATTTCAGCTGCTATTATCCTTGGAGGTACTTTCGCAGCCTTAATTCCATCAGGTGTTCCAACTTTAATCGAAGTTGCATTATGTGTGGATATTGGATTATTACTCTTGGTATTCTTACTTCCAATTAATATGTCCGCTGCAATGAAGATTACATATGAAGGATTAGGCAGAAAAAAGAATAAAAAAGATACTGACTAG
- a CDS encoding TetR/AcrR family transcriptional regulator: MAKKRALDRSKVIDQAIAIISDKGLSELTMPALAKALGIRSQSLYHYVANRNDLLVLVCVNRLQVLRQYLMKKVIGHSGLDALFRFADEIRDFLLHDKAISGIYCGLNEYVQNEQIHEEVMKIVELGEKLDVDNKNIVSLHSLLGAVLGYVFLDRYVIDETEKEADDNYHEMLLRLVAPKLQVEGTK, translated from the coding sequence TTGGCTAAAAAAAGAGCTTTAGACCGCTCAAAAGTAATTGATCAAGCAATAGCAATCATTAGTGATAAGGGACTAAGTGAATTAACAATGCCAGCCTTAGCAAAGGCATTAGGCATTAGATCTCAGTCTTTATATCATTATGTTGCTAACCGTAATGATCTATTAGTTTTAGTTTGTGTGAACAGACTACAAGTTTTGCGCCAGTATTTAATGAAAAAGGTAATAGGTCATTCAGGCTTAGATGCTTTGTTTAGATTTGCAGATGAGATACGAGATTTTTTGCTACATGATAAAGCAATTTCTGGAATTTACTGTGGATTAAATGAATATGTTCAAAATGAACAAATTCACGAAGAAGTTATGAAGATAGTAGAACTAGGAGAAAAACTTGATGTAGATAATAAGAATATCGTTTCCCTGCACAGTTTGCTGGGAGCAGTCTTGGGATATGTTTTTTTAGATCGTTATGTGATCGATGAAACAGAAAAAGAAGCTGATGATAATTACCATGAGATGCTTTTGCGACTTGTAGCGCCAAAACTTCAAGTTGAAGGTACAAAATAG
- a CDS encoding serine hydrolase, giving the protein MENKIFLGAILSSFCALAFYMTSINHMKTQTLEIYGNSTAKVAQKSKMKEGSKQTRLTNGESEIGEAAISKNSNKKLAKAIVKASSNVQGNYQISVKDLNSTKVFADLTNTSQDSLNAGSVLKLYVLLAYYKAVQDKSLNSANPYKVKSSDLNGGDKVLKADMAYSYTYLLDLMMRQQNNNAANIILNKIGKDKVNETAKAFGASKTEITENFGKDFAGKTSSNDLVTTMQKLYQGKVLGTDIDNQILGQLANFPEKGLAKNINGVVYKIADKKQGAALIQENGKTYAMAMVSEEDADLAKIGDAINNWIIKQK; this is encoded by the coding sequence ATGGAAAATAAAATCTTTTTAGGAGCAATTTTGTCATCCTTTTGTGCTTTAGCTTTTTATATGACAAGCATAAATCATATGAAGACGCAAACTTTGGAGATATACGGAAACTCGACAGCGAAAGTAGCTCAAAAAAGTAAAATGAAAGAAGGCAGTAAGCAGACTCGTTTAACTAATGGAGAAAGCGAGATTGGCGAAGCTGCTATTTCAAAAAATAGTAATAAAAAATTAGCTAAGGCTATTGTTAAGGCAAGTTCAAACGTTCAAGGAAATTATCAAATAAGCGTAAAAGACTTGAATAGTACTAAGGTTTTTGCCGATTTAACTAATACTAGTCAAGATAGTTTAAATGCAGGTAGCGTCTTGAAATTATATGTCTTACTTGCTTATTACAAGGCAGTTCAAGACAAAAGCTTAAATTCTGCTAATCCATATAAAGTTAAATCAAGTGATTTAAACGGTGGAGATAAAGTATTGAAGGCTGATATGGCCTATTCTTATACTTACTTGCTAGATTTAATGATGCGGCAGCAGAATAATAATGCAGCTAATATCATCTTAAATAAAATTGGAAAAGACAAAGTAAATGAAACTGCAAAAGCATTTGGCGCAAGCAAGACTGAAATTACAGAAAATTTTGGTAAGGATTTTGCCGGGAAAACAAGTAGCAATGATTTAGTTACAACTATGCAGAAACTATATCAGGGAAAAGTGTTAGGCACTGATATTGATAATCAAATTTTAGGTCAATTAGCTAATTTTCCTGAGAAAGGATTAGCTAAAAATATTAATGGTGTTGTTTATAAAATAGCTGATAAAAAACAGGGTGCAGCCTTAATTCAGGAAAACGGCAAAACATATGCAATGGCAATGGTTAGCGAGGAAGATGCTGATTTAGCTAAAATTGGGGATGCGATTAATAATTGGATAATTAAACAAAAATAA
- a CDS encoding BadF/BadG/BcrA/BcrD ATPase family protein produces MLKYMIGIDAGGTHSTAIAYDENGKELGRAESGPGQINNDYELGIKNIAQAVNELRDKIDGDCIKVLAGIAGLSVVGNAPEVAATISSMVGNIPTRAITDSLLALYNGLEGADGALVIAGTGSVVNGRQNGSLIAVGGYGSLLGDEGSGYAITKAALQSALLSWDKREKNSLIDLFVKEFNVDNMGEVPAKFYSLTSPEVASKAVKVAKLADSGDEDARKIIADQAHLLARDIIMCLDRYEDPKPMRIALTGSVLSNNAMMRSYMEAEVKEKYPDAVFSVSNGENARGVIFDKSKDYRYFTNHNDDE; encoded by the coding sequence ATGTTGAAATATATGATTGGTATTGACGCAGGTGGTACGCACTCTACGGCAATCGCTTATGATGAAAATGGTAAAGAATTAGGTCGTGCAGAATCTGGCCCAGGTCAAATCAACAACGACTACGAACTTGGTATTAAAAATATCGCTCAAGCAGTTAATGAATTGCGTGATAAGATTGATGGCGATTGTATCAAAGTTTTAGCCGGAATCGCTGGTTTATCAGTTGTTGGTAATGCTCCTGAAGTTGCAGCAACCATTTCTTCAATGGTTGGTAATATTCCAACTCGTGCTATTACCGACTCACTTCTTGCTCTCTACAATGGTCTTGAAGGAGCAGATGGTGCTTTAGTTATTGCTGGTACTGGATCTGTTGTTAACGGTCGTCAAAATGGCTCTTTAATTGCCGTTGGTGGTTACGGTTCCTTACTTGGAGATGAAGGTAGTGGCTACGCTATTACCAAGGCTGCCCTTCAATCTGCTCTTCTTAGCTGGGACAAGCGCGAAAAGAATTCTTTAATTGACTTATTTGTAAAAGAATTTAATGTTGACAACATGGGGGAAGTTCCCGCTAAGTTTTACAGCTTGACTAGTCCAGAAGTTGCTTCAAAAGCTGTCAAAGTTGCTAAATTAGCAGATAGTGGTGACGAAGACGCTCGTAAGATTATTGCCGATCAAGCTCATCTTCTAGCACGCGACATTATTATGTGTTTAGACCGTTACGAAGATCCTAAACCAATGCGTATCGCTTTAACTGGTTCAGTTCTTTCAAATAATGCTATGATGCGTTCTTACATGGAAGCTGAAGTTAAAGAAAAATACCCAGATGCAGTATTTAGCGTTTCAAACGGTGAAAATGCACGTGGCGTAATTTTTGACAAGAGTAAAGACTACCGCTACTTCACTAACCATAACGATGATGAATAA